The DNA window CGCTACGTCGTCATTGTGCAGCTCGCCAAGGCACAAAACTCACAGGCGGAGCGGCGCCGCTGTGGCCGGCTGGCATGTGCAGTGGTGTGGCTCGCCGCCGTGCTGCTGGCCATACCCGAGCTGGCGTTCGCCACAACGGCGGCGGCGGACGGCGGCCCGCAGGAGTTCTGCAGGATGGTGTTCCCGCCACACGTGGGGCAGCGTACCAAGATGGCGGTGCTATCGGTACAGGTGGTCATGGGCTTCGGTCTGCCCTTCCTCGTCATGGCGGCGTGCTACAGCGCAGTCATGGCCACACTGCTTAAAACGCGCAACTTTCAGAAGCACAAAGCCATGCGTGTCATCATGACGGTGGTGGTGGTCTTCTTGGTGTCGCAGCTGCCTCACAACGCCGTGCTGGTAACAGAGGCGGTACAGGCGGGCAACGTGACCATGACGGACTGCGAGGAGCTTAAACGTTTTCTGAAGGTAGGCCAGGTGCTGAAGAGTGTGGCGTACCTGCATGCCTGCCTCAACCCCTTCCTTTACGCCTTTGTGGGCGTGCGCTTCCGCCGTGACCTCCTGCAGCTGCTGAGAGGCTGCCGCCGCACGCCACCTTCAGACCAACCAACTCGCTCCAGCAAAAGTCAGCTGGGTTCATTGAGAGTGTCTGAAAGCGATACGTCACAGGCGCTGTCGCTATAGACCGGACTTCCTGTTGATGGCACATGGACGGTGGCCGAGACATTTTGTCAA is part of the Nerophis lumbriciformis linkage group LG19, RoL_Nlum_v2.1, whole genome shotgun sequence genome and encodes:
- the ccr9a gene encoding C-C chemokine receptor type 9a, producing the protein MTAMDDIMTDFVTEDPSYGGATPTDDYDYRELMCDLESVRSFRRMYEPPLFWIIALVGGAGNLAVVWIYLNFRRRLKTMTDIFLLNLAMADLLFLVTLPLWAVEASQGWSFGSALCKITSSLYKVNLFSSTLLLTCISVDRYVVIVQLAKAQNSQAERRRCGRLACAVVWLAAVLLAIPELAFATTAAADGGPQEFCRMVFPPHVGQRTKMAVLSVQVVMGFGLPFLVMAACYSAVMATLLKTRNFQKHKAMRVIMTVVVVFLVSQLPHNAVLVTEAVQAGNVTMTDCEELKRFLKVGQVLKSVAYLHACLNPFLYAFVGVRFRRDLLQLLRGCRRTPPSDQPTRSSKSQLGSLRVSESDTSQALSL